GCGATTATTCATTCTATGTGAAAAACGCTTCTACCGCGAATACTTCTTCACGCCCTCGACGTAGATATTGCCGCCGCGGCAATCCTGCGCTACGATGGCGGGGAAATCTTTCACGGTCAGCTCGCGGACAGCCTCAGGGCCCAACTCTTCCCAAGCGATAACCTTGGCGGCTGTGATGCTGGAGGCTATTAGCGCGCCCGCGCCGCCTGTGGCAACCATATAAACAGCTTTATGCTTTTTCATCGCCGCAACAACTTCGGGTCCCATTTCGCCCTTTCCGACCATCCCTTTCAAGCCTGCCCCTATGACAATCGGGGAGAACTTGTTCATTCTGCCGGAAGTAGTCGGTCCGGCTGAGTTTATTACCTGACCCGGTTTAGCTGGAGCGGGTCCGACGAAATAGATAATCTGACCGGTTGGGTCGAACGGCATTTTTTCGCCCTTCTCGATAAGGTCAACCATCTTCTTATGGGCAGAATCGCGGCCTGTGTACATAGTGCCGGTAATTAGCACCCGGTCGCCGGCTTTCAGATTTTCTATATCCTTATCTTTCAAAGGCGCAGTTAATTTTATATAATCCATACTTACCTTCCTCAGATAATGGTTGTTAGGTGACGGGCTGAATGACACTGGGTATTAACAGCGACCGGCATACTGGCGATATGACAGGGATGCGTCTCGATATGAACGGCTAAAGCAGTCGTTCTGCCGCCTAATCCCATCGGACCGACGCCGGTATTGTTGATGCGTTCCAGCAGTTCCTCTTCCATTGCGGCATAGTAAGGGTCGGGATGCTTGCTGCCAACCTTGCGGAGAAGAGCATGCTTGGCAATATGCGCGACTTTATCGAACAAGCCGCCGATGCCTACGCCGACAATCAATGGCGGGCAGGGGTTGCCGCCGGCAATCCTGATTGTTTCGACGACGAAATCCTTAACGCCATCTTCGCCATCGCCGGGCTTGAGCATCTTGATACGGCTCATGTTTTCCGAGCCGCCGCCTTTGGTTATTACGGTAAGTTTTACCTTATCGCCGGCAACCAATTTGGTGGAGATTATCGCTGGTGTATTATCGCCGGTGTTTTTGCGGCGAAGCGGGTCTTCCACGACAGATTTTCTGAGATAGCCATCGGTATAGCCCTGACGGACACCCTCATTAATCGCCTCGTTGAAATCACCGTTGAAATGCGCCTCCTGCCCCACATCGGCGAAAACCACGGTATAACCGGTATCCTGACATAAAGGCATCTGATTGTCTTTAGCAATGCCGGCGTTTTTGATGATCTGATTTAAAATTTCCTTGCCAAGCGGAGACTCCTCGGTCTTTTCATACTTTTTGATAGCCGAGAGAACATCATCGCCAAGATAATAATTGGCATCCATGCACATCTTTTTAATTGCGGATGTTATCTCCTTAACATCAATT
This genomic stretch from Candidatus Zixiibacteriota bacterium harbors:
- a CDS encoding Fe-S-containing hydro-lyase; its protein translation is MDYIKLTAPLKDKDIENLKAGDRVLITGTMYTGRDSAHKKMVDLIEKGEKMPFDPTGQIIYFVGPAPAKPGQVINSAGPTTSGRMNKFSPIVIGAGLKGMVGKGEMGPEVVAAMKKHKAVYMVATGGAGALIASSITAAKVIAWEELGPEAVRELTVKDFPAIVAQDCRGGNIYVEGVKKYSR
- a CDS encoding fumarate hydratase; this translates as MREIDVKEITSAIKKMCMDANYYLGDDVLSAIKKYEKTEESPLGKEILNQIIKNAGIAKDNQMPLCQDTGYTVVFADVGQEAHFNGDFNEAINEGVRQGYTDGYLRKSVVEDPLRRKNTGDNTPAIISTKLVAGDKVKLTVITKGGGSENMSRIKMLKPGDGEDGVKDFVVETIRIAGGNPCPPLIVGVGIGGLFDKVAHIAKHALLRKVGSKHPDPYYAAMEEELLERINNTGVGPMGLGGRTTALAVHIETHPCHIASMPVAVNTQCHSARHLTTII